DNA sequence from the Centropristis striata isolate RG_2023a ecotype Rhode Island chromosome 17, C.striata_1.0, whole genome shotgun sequence genome:
aaaaactaaattcaaaaacagggttagaggaggaaatacagtaaaaaattcatacatgggcaaaataaaaaatatatatatacagtactatgcaaaagcctgttttgataacggacacttttattttgaaaggaagaaaagagactACCCTTCAAAACTAAGGATCATTaaatgagattaaactgtaaagaaaacgtcaaggagttcaatgttttatgttttaacccccaaagagacatgaggttagttttcacagtaatcgtgcatatttaaatgtgttttaaataaatttgggataaaattaaactcagtaattcatgctagcaaggtttgatacagtaagttttttttgctccaattaatactcttgtagtcctgtgttttttatttttgttcttgcAACTTTTAGCTTGCAAACTGCAACTTACTTCTCAGGTCATTGGCCAAGCTTCCAcctgagtgtttttgtttttttatttattttttgcataccTGCAGCTATGAATCATGCAGCCTCTGTTTGCTCCGGTCTCTGTTTCAACAGCAGCTGGTGAATTGTGTTTTTCAAGGGCATGTTTGCTTTAATATTTGAGTCAAACACTGTTGCATCCTGTAGCGGAGTGTGAACAGAGAATGGACGATGTTGACGAGACTTCTTGAATGTTTGTGTTGGAGCGCTACCGCTGTGCTTGTGGcatgaaggaaagaaggaaaaaaagacacaaaatgacaaaaaaaagacacaaaatgacccaaaaaaaagacacaaaatgtccaaaaaaagacacaaaatgaccaaaaaaaggacacaaaatgaccaaaaaaaggacacaaaatgaccaaaaaaagacaaaattacaaaagaaagatgcaaaatgaccaaaaaaagactcaaaatgaccaaaaaaaagactcaaaatgaccaaaaaaaaaacacaaaatgaccacaaaaagacaaaattacaaaagaaagatgcaaaatgacaaaaaaaagactcaaaatgacaaaagactcaaaatgaccaaaaaaaagactcaaaatgaccaaaaaaaagactcaaaatgaccaaaaaaagacacaaaatgaccaaaaaaaaacccacaaaatgaccaaaaaaagacaaaattacaaaagaaagatgcaaaatgacaaaaaagactcaaaatgacaaaaaaaagactcaaaatgacaaaaaaagactcaaaatgaccaaaaaaagacaaaaaatgaccaaaaaaagacacaaaatgaccccaaaaaagacacaaaatgaccccaaaaaagacacaatatactaaaaaaaagacaaaaaatgacccccaaaaaagacacaaaatgtccaaaaaaagacacaaaacgacaaaaaaaagacacaaaaatgaccaaaaaaagacaaaattacaaaagaaagatgcaaaatgaccaaaaaaagactcaaaatgacaaaaaaagactcaaatgaccaaaaaaagacaaaattacaaaagaaagatgcaaaatgacaaaaaaagactcaaaatgacaaaaaaagactcaaaatgaccaaaaaagacacaaaatgaccaaaaaaagacacaaaatgaccaaaaaacccccccacaaaatgaccaaaagacaaaattacaaaagaaagatgcaaaatgacaaaaaaaagactcaaaatgacaaaaaaagactcaaaatgaccaaaaaaagacacaaaatgaccccgaaagacacaaaatacaaaaaaagacacaaaatgaccaaaaaagacaaaattacaaaaaagacacaaaatgactgaaaaaacactaaattactttaaaaagacataaaatgacaaaaaatacacaaaatgaccaaaaaagacacaaaatttaaaaaaagacacaaaattacaaaaaaatacacaaaatgacaaaaaacagacacaaaatactaaaaaaagacacaaaattactttaaaaagacacaaaattaccaaaaaattcacaaaatgaccaaaaaagacataattagtCAAACACTGTGGCAtcctgtgtgagtgtgaacAGAGAATAGACGATGTTGACTTCTTGAATGTTTGTGTTGGAGCGCTACCGCTGTGCTTGTGgcatggaggaaagaaggaagtaagggaggaaggatggaaggagaGGAGGCGAGGAGATGAAGCAGGTTAAGGAGAAGCTCTCCAAATAAGGTCAAACTATTCcagtcttcctcctcctccgtttttcctctgctgctcaTAACAACTTGTCCTTTACTGTCCTGTCATCATTCCTCTGGACTCTTTTCTTTACTATTTCTCTTCATTAGCAGTTTTCAGTTgaggttttttcttttatttctttctgtttctccttTCTGTCCGTGTCCACTTCTCCAAATGCTGTTTACGTTTTTGAGCGTCTCGGCTCCTCATCTTTCCCTCTGCCATCACTTCCCTCGCTCTGTGTTTTTGCAGTATCATGGCCCACAGTAGCAGATGGAAATAGCGCAGAAAGGAAGTATCTGccagcagggtgtgtgtgtgtgtctgtgtgtgtgtctgtgtgtgtgtctgtgtgtgtgtctgtgtgtctgtgtgtgtgtgtgtctgtgtgtgtgtgtgtgtgtgttcttgtacttcctacatagtgaggaccaggacacgtttttaaccaacaaagtgaggacatttttcggccggtcctcacttcttttaaaggctttttttagatttcagactttgttttaagggttaaaggttacatgatgatgataattaactgaaactgtattgtgtggttacaatactaactaaaattatagtgaaaatgtccttcgttttcgtctttgtcaactttttttcatacataatgaagatggataagacaaaggaaataaaggtaaCATTCACTGTGACCAAatacctcattacaaaaaactaaaacgagtaaaaacaaaactaaaactaaagcatttaactcactctaaaactaattaaaactaaatgaatttgaaaacaaaaattcacaacaaaattaaaactaaaactaatgaaaaatccaaaactattatagtcttgcaagggaattcactattacaatgagggtcctcacaaagataggacaagaatgtgtgtgtgtgtgtctatgtgcgtttgtgcacgttgtccTTGCACACTCttgttttccttcctttttaTTCACCTAAAATTGCACAACGATATCTCAAcataactgaaaacacactgcgGTTTCTTAGATACAGAGGaagtgcgcacacacacacacacacacacacacacacacacacacacacacacacacacacacacagagccggGTTTGACCCTAAACACCCTCCGTCTGTCTCTGTGATTGGGTTCTGTGTTAATGAAATGGAGCGTGATGCCTGTCTAACTTGACTGTTCTTGTCGAATCATTTTGCTTATCTGTTGCATCACTGTCAGGAATTTGTTCTGTGAAGTCTggatacaaacaaaatatatctgtgttgttgttgttgttgttgttgtttgttatgTAGTTGTTGATCCAAAGCTTTCTTTTACATGACGGCAACATTGTTTCATTTGAAGCCGTTGAAATCAGCACAataatggtttaaaaaatgtgttttgtgcagaataacacagaacgcatgttgaatttctctgataaattattttttttaaattggaaaaaaattgaatttatatgtacaacacttttccaggggcccacaagtgtcatgaatattggaaaaatattttttgggcttcacatgctatacattacatattgaactatttgcatctTTACaacaggagaggacaggggactgtcctctcctctcagctctgtgtaaacagattttcagttaaTATTCGTAACTAGAAATCATCTGTTAATCCTCTGAACCCGggattgaaatattttttaaacaattgccaaaaatgcataatttatcGTAAGAAGAAactttaaatgtaaagaaaaaagctatcattgaaatttgaactttccgaatttccaaaaatttgaataaaaatttgatttatatattaaacatttttccaagtgcccacacaTGTCGtgaatattgtaaaaataaaattgggtctccacatgttatacaaATTGAACTATTTACCAGCACttagccagaactttagaggcaaatttacagcagggctccacgctgctttgttttctagtctggatgtcatgaagaagtctggatttgatGCTTTTGGACGctccagagagttaaaataaaaaatctgacaaGTTTgcgtggagaaaaaggagccatgcatgtgatgtaaggacagactgaaagatgctgaacagagacagaaattaatacagaggaagttgacaaatttgaaccaaaatctcctggacttgagaGGTTTAACTTGACAATAATAAGACTTTTAGACGTGAAACCGTGTGAAAAGCTTCATATAAAGTGCTGTTTTGACATGAATCCTCGTCTGTCTGTGTCCCCTGGTCTctgcagtgaggaggaggaccaggagccGCTGGCTGTGGTGGGCTCCCCCTACTGGATGGCCCCGGAGGTGCTGCGAGGAGAGCTGTATAATGAGAAGGTACTGACAGATCTCAGCCTCGCTCCCTTTCAGCCGCACATTGTTCTGTGAGAGTTCAAGGTCCACGGTGGCCGTGGTGACATAAACCCAGTGTAACCCCAcagcaataaatatttaatacatcAGTTATTATGTGGAAGGCAAACAGGAATGTGGTTATGTAAGAGGCTGCTGGACGTCCTGACGGCTGCTTTTAAAGGATGATAAAGACATTTTGCAGCCTGTCGGAGCTGACAGGAAGCTACTAATCAGCATTAACCACATCCACAATGTGGTGCAGGTTTTAAAGTcatactgaaaaaagaaccaacatGAAACACGACCCACATAAACCACATACATTTCTCATAAATCACATGCAGTTGTAACCTATAGAGCAGGGGTctgaaactcaaattacctgggggccaatggaggcagtatcaaaatgaccaaaaaaagacacaaaattactaaaagaagagacaaaatgacagaaaaaaactaaattacttaaaaagacacaaaatgaccaaaaaaagacacaaaatgaccaaaaaagacacaaaattaccaaaaaaaaacgatattactttaaaaaagacacaaaatgcccagaaaaagacacaaaattactaaaaaaagacacaaaatgacagaaaaaaggaaattacttaaaaagacacaaaattactaaaaaaaagacacaaaatgaccaaaagacacaaaattaacaaaaaaagacacaaaattaacaaaagacacaaaattactaaaaataaagacacaaaatgacagaaaaaaagatacaaaatcactaaaaaaagacacaaaatgacagaaaaaagatacaaaatcactaaaaaagacgcaaaatgaccaaaaaagacacaaaatgaccaaaaaagacactaaatgactgaaaaaacactaaatttctttaaacagacacaaactgaccaaaaaggcacaaaatgacccaaaaaaaccccaaataactttaaaaaagacataaaatgaccaaaaaagacacaaattcctGAGGGAAACATTGCCTTTTGGTGCCATTTCAGTGGAGTATTATATGCAGATTAACGGTGTTCATGTTGCCACGTTCATCTGCAGATACTGACCACAAACTGACAAAGATGGCTGAAGAtcaacaaaaatgtattcaacTTTTATTGGAGTTTGGTTAAATTAAAGCCTAAAAACTCTGTTTTGTGCATCTCtttgacctcctcctcctcctcctcctcctcctcctcctcctcctcctctctctagGTGGATGTGTTTGCGTACGGGATCATCCTGTGTGAGGTCATCGGGAGGATCCAGGCCGACCCCGACATCCTGCCCCGCACCGAGGTAACCATGACAACACCTCATCATTAATAACACATAACTCTGTTTTCATCACATGCTCATCATCTGGTGCTCGTCTCACGTCACAGAGCCTCGTTATATAATTCTGTACATTATAAAACCGTTATTCGATTATCCAGCTCAGTTTCTGTTTCATTTAACTGCCCGTCAGTGTTTCAAAAGCACctgactgtcaaaataaagcgACAGTTTTGTCAGAgattattttaaaagttgtgTAAAACAGCAGTCGGATTACAAAATATCTACAGATTGTCATCTTAAAACAGGAAGCTGACTTTCTTATCTCGAAAGAAGATTGCACGTTCTGAAATAAATGCTTCCTGCTGAAGAGCCTTCATGGTTTTGTCTGTTTACATGTACAGAGATCATAACAGACAAGTCATTTCACAACAGCTGGtataaaaacagcttttttttttatttttgcatatgCTGCAAtgcagagacagaaagggaAGCTGCTCCCAGCtgcaaacaatgaaaaacaaattgcaGATGGTGGTGAAAAGGAAAAGGCTTCAGAAACAAagtaataaattaaacaaatgtaacattttgctTCCTCTTTTCTCCACATTTGACATCTCTTGGTGCATGTTTTGCACCATTTGTTGTTGGAACAATGGCTGTAGTTCCAgcatacataataataaattacaaactGTGCACAATTAGTATGTATTATGGATTTGGGACACAGCATCAGTGTTAAACCCAAACTGAAAGCCTGGAGGAGCATTTCGCCCCCTTGTGGTCATTGAACAGTACAGCAGCTGAAGCCACAGAGCCGtccagtaaaataaataatttatagaaCAAACGCATGAATGTAAACCCTCATTCATTTAGTTTATTGATGTTGTCTCCGTCACCACTTGCAATATCCTGtgcaattatatttatattcaccGTGTCCGTCATAAGCATAGCTGTGAAAGGTGAAAGGTGTAGAGTGTCGATAGCTATATACATGATAAATTagctatttgtatttttgtcttatGTATAaagctctttttatttatatttttgtagtctttttatcTATGTCTTTTTTCTATCGCTAAtattttattggtatttttgtcttttttatcatgtaaatagattttttaaaatatatttttgtcatcTTATTATGTATATagctatttttttgtatttttctcacatttttataatgcatatagcttttttattggtatttttgtcatctttttattatgtatatgtcttatattttattggtattttgtttttatttatacagcaatttaaaaaaaaattaatttgtattttatttttatttttgtcttgtctttattatgtaaaaagcttttttcaaaatacatttttgtcatctttttatCATATATAgctattttattgatatttttgtcttgtttttattatgtaaattactttttaaaatctgtttttgttatctttttatcATGTATATAGCTATTAATTTGATTAGTATTTTCTTTTGTATATAGCTATTTTTCgtattagtttttttgtagtctttttattatgtatagctagttttattatttttgtaatccTTCTATGTATATAGCTATTAATTTGATTgctattttctttaatgtaaagccatttttgtttctttttttttttcttttttaatcttttattttcactcactcactttttttttgagtcACTGTAATAAGTCGCTTCCCTGATGTGGAAGCAATAAAATTAATCTTGTctcatttataattttttttttttttttaaatcctgtgtttctgtgcaggaCTTTGGTCTGGATGTGGAGACCTTCACGCAGATGGCAGGAGACTGTCCTCCTCACTTCCTGGAACTGGCCATCGCCTGCTGTAatgtaagacacacacacacgcacacacacgcacacacacacacactcactcactctgccTTCTCTGATCTCCTCATAGCTGCCAGATCAAgtcttgtgtgtgtatatatatatataaaactatttGTGCCAGTGAAAATCTGCAGAAGTTGTGCTTCATGTCAGCTCTCCTCTAGGTGCAACACAATTTAACAGAATCTGTAGAACAGCCTGAACAAAACCAGCGTTTACATGACGTTTAACCTGAACTGAACTGACGAAATAACAATTAATgcttttcagggtttttttaattgcctattgtgtgtgtaaatgtctcTGTTGTGGGACTAACTAAAGGGATATCTTATCTTACCTTTATGATCTTTTATGCActtaaaagcaaaacaaaagggttaaaacaataaacattatcACCGTCATAAAGGTTGACTTTATTGCAGGACTGTTGTGTAATACTGtaatagttttagttcagtGTAGCAGGTTTCTACAGTCAAAGCAGCGGTTGCAttacctcttttttttgtacCAGATGCCAACTGTTGCCGGAGCAAACAGAGCAGTTATAAAGCATTCTTTAACGTGTTTAAATGCCCGAAAGTCAAAATTTCACAGCTAGATGAAGCCAGAAATGTTACATGAAACAGGTTGGTGTCATAGCAAAATGTCCTCCATTTCTTTTGGGTTTAGGGAAGACagaattaaatcaaatttgagttaaaatgtgtaactttttcCTTCATGCTCTTGTTTAATGGGTTGGATTTGTGTCTTGCTGCTGCCAGATGAATTCAAAGATCCGTCCGTCTTTCTCTCAAATCGTGTTGGAGCTGGAGAGGAGACAGGCGGAGAGGAAGCAGAAGGACGGAGCAACACTCAAAGGTGAggcttttttattgtttgtttttttcatctttttatcatgtaaatagctttttaaaatatatttttgtcatctttttataatgtatataggtatttttattgtttttttcatctttttaatcatgtaaatggagtttttaaatatatttttgtcatcTTTTAATGAtatagctatttttatttattctttttatcatgtaaatagcttttttcaaatatattttatcatctttttataatgtatggatttatttttattggtattttttcaatctttttatcatgtaaatagcttttttaaatatatttttgtcatctttttataatgtatataggtacctttattgtttttttttcatcttttttatcatgtaaatggatttttttaatatatttttgtcatcTTTTAATGGAtatagctatttttatttattctttttatcatgtaaatagcttttttaaatataactttGTCATCTTTTATAGCTatttttattggtatttttgtaaaaaaaaaaatgtatcatgtaaatagctttaaatatatattaaaatatatttgtcatattttcaTAATGTATAGatctattttttaattgtatttttgtcttgtttttatcatgtaaatagcttttaaaaaatatatatatttgtcatcTTTTTATAATGTATATAGCAGTTATAAAGCATtcattaactgtgtttaaatgccTGAAAGTCAGAATTTAACAGCGAGATGAAACCAGAAATGCTGCATGTAACGGGTCGGTGTCATAGCCAAGTCTCCTCCATTTCTTTTGTGTTTagggaaaataataaatgtttttatttctgcagaTTAATAGAAGTATCactagtagtagtactagtagtgatgtcatatatttagatgtttcttagtaaagagaacagtaaggagacccagttaaaatgtatcaatatacataaataactaataaataatcgatttaTGGCTCTTTTTCTTATTAAAGCCGTTTCTCCGGTGGTCGGTCCTCTCCGGAGACGCTCCCTCTGCCTCCCGTCGGACCCTCGTCTGTCCCGCAGCAAATCCGACATGCTCCACCCGCCGGACACGCCCCCCTCCGTTACCATGGCGGCGCCCGCCCGGGTCAACCCCTTCTCCCAGCGGGAGGACCTGAAGGGCGGCAAGATCAAGCTGTTCGACACGCCGAGCAAGTCGGTCATCTCCCTCACCTTCACGCTGCCGCCGCCGCCCGACTGCGACGACGCCTCCGAGTCAGACACGGACGGCGGCGGTGGCGTGCTCCCGAGGAGGCACCGCCGCTGCCACTCGCTGCCCTGCACGCCGCCGCCGTACCTCACGACGGCGCCCAACACCGTCCTCACCGAGGAGGAGGCCACGGTGAACGGGCTGAGTGAGGAGGAGAGGTTGCTAGGagacgaagaggaggagaaaagcgGGGCGGAGGAGGAGAACGACTCGGGACTCCCTCTGTCTCTGGACCTCCTGGACCAGGAGAAAGACGGAGACGAGGAGCCGATGGACTGCTCCAGCTCCCCGGAGACGCAAGACAGCTCTTCGTCTCCTTACTCcaatctctctcctcctcctcctccttctgactcctcctcccccctgcaGCCGGCCACGCCTCCTCTCTCTAACGGCTGGGGGTCGGCCGTCTCCAACGGGCCCCCGTGCCTGCCCCCCCTCTCACACCTGGACAACAACAACGTGGTGGTGGGTCGGCCGTCGGGGTggcactcctcctcctccacctcctcctccgccgccaacaacaacaacggctACCGCTGCGACCCAGCCGGCTCCTCCCCGTTTGGCTCGGGGAGCGGTCACTCCCCGGACCAGGAGGAGGTGGTCTCATGTCCCGGCTGCTGCCTCGCCGGCCTCCGCTTCCCCTCCATGTGTCTCCGGGCTCCGCCCCGCAGGAACCCCTACAAGAACCTGAACGGGGACCACGCGGCGTCCCGCGGGCTGCTCTGTCCGGGGCCCAAGGGGGCCCCGCCCccctcccccacccccccccacctcctccaccacctccaccagccTGGAGCCGGGCCTCGCCCTGCCGGGGGCGCAGACATAGAAAccccttgtagaacctgataatgtaataaattcccgataatgtaataaccccgataatgtagtaaaaacctgcacttgagtccattgaaaatgtaataaaacctgataatgtaataacttcccgataacttctcaataatgtaataaatgtggTTACCTTAGGGTTAGGGACTAGGgatgttttagggttaaaggttacattaggtttatgctagggttaccatggttaccttAGGGTCAGGGACTtcgttcactgaaataaaaataaaaactagaggtttttttttaaaaaggataactaactgaaactgtattttgtggttacaaaactaactaaaattatagtgaaaatgtccttcgttttctaTTTTCGAAATCtatttcatttatctggttttatgacttaataaacttattggggctgagatggatcagacaaaggaaataaaggaaacatttattgggacttttttaaatctggcacccattacaaaaaaactaaaactaataaaaactaaactaaaactaagcattttcccaaaaaataaaaactaataaaaaaactagcaaactcactctaaaaactcattaaagtacttaaaatacttggtaataacttcccaataatgtaatacacttttttttttttaccaataatgtaataatgtaagtAAGTtcaacattaatggaaggttattacattatcaggttagccttcacttcccaagtcctgataatgtaataactccccaatattgtaataatttaacagcagaccacccattacttgggttcaagtggtgatactgtgaaggcaacactagctcaagagctctagcgccaccaacaggtcaaagttgaatggttattaacttttgacccgttcattcgtttttcacaaacgaggtatccatgacaacgaatgcattcaacagcttcttgaaatctaaaggtgcttggtattatactttattacattattggtaaaaaaaaaaaaaagtgaattacattattgggaaatgcactttattacattatcgggaagctattacattatcaggttttatcacattttcaatggactcaagtgcagatttttattacattatcggcaatttattacattatcaggttctacaacccCTCGACAC
Encoded proteins:
- the tesk1b gene encoding LOW QUALITY PROTEIN: dual specificity testis-specific protein kinase 2 (The sequence of the model RefSeq protein was modified relative to this genomic sequence to represent the inferred CDS: deleted 1 base in 1 codon), which gives rise to MEMGTERVEPEQEGDAEPPMHSVHGTNRIRPSSYRALRSAVSSLARLDDFSREKIGMGFFSEVFKVQHRVSGQVMALKMNTLASNRANMLREVQLMNRLSHPNILRFIGVCVHEGQLHALTEYINGGNLEQLLGSDVYLSWSVRMVLALDVARGLQYLHSKGVFHRDLTSKNCLVRWEGSVCSAVVGDFGLAEKIPDYSEEEDQEPLAVVGSPYWMAPEVLRGELYNEKVDVFAYGIILCEVIGRIQADPDILPRTEDFGLDVETFTQMAGDCPPHFLELAIACCNMNSKIRPSFSQIVLELERRQAERKQKDGATLKAVSPVVGPLRRRSLCLPSDPRLSRSKSDMLHPPDTPPSVTMAAPARVNPFSQREDLKGGKIKLFDTPSKSVISLTFTLPPPPDCDDASESDTDGGGGVLPRRHRRCHSLPCTPPPYLTTAPNTVLTEEEATVNGLSEEERLLGDEEEEKSGAEEENDSGLPLSLDLLDQEKDGDEEPMDCSSSPETQDSSSSPYSNLSPPPPPSDSSSPLQPATPPLSNGWGSAVSNGPPCLPPLSHLDNNNVVVGRPSGWHSSSSTSSSAANNNNGYRCDPAGSSPFGSGSGHSPDQEEVVSCPGCCLAGLRFPSMCLRAPPRRNPYKNLNGDHAASRGLLCPGPKGAPPPSPTPPTSSTTSTSLEPGLALPGAQT